The following is a genomic window from Pseudopipra pipra isolate bDixPip1 chromosome 2, bDixPip1.hap1, whole genome shotgun sequence.
AGCACCACACACAGTCAATGTGGACAGGTATGGGGACAACCCCAGCAcacctggcacagcccagggacacctccaCACATGGGGacgggggcacagggacagctgcACACGCCTGgagcagggggacagggacagagggacagctGCACacccctggagcagggggacaggggcacagggacagctgcACACGCCTGGAGCAGGGGGACAGAGACACAAGAACAGCTGCACacccctggagcagggggacaggggcacagggacaggggcacaCACCTGAAgcagggggacaggggcacagggacaggggcacaCACCTGAAGCAGGGGGACAGGTGCACAGACATGTTCTTGTGGCGCTTCTCGAAGCGGTTGTACTTGCGGATGTAGTGCAGGTAATCGCGGCGGATCACGATCGTGCGCTGCATCTTCATCTTGGTCACCACACCTGGGCCACGGGGGACAGGCACGGGTATTCCTCCATGTTTACCTGAATCCCAAACCCCAGCCTCCCTCTGGGGTGCTCAGTGTCCTGCCAGGCCACAGGGCAGCTactccctccctgccaggccACGCCCTCCCCATTTCTGTCACAAACCCAATTATGGCTCTTTTTGAAGCCCTTCCAACACACTCTCTAATGCTTCCTGCaccacctgctcctgccctAGAGCAACACCTGCCCCCCAGGTACAGCACACCCGGGGGGTCCCTGCCAGCACCTGGTCCTGTCACCTGCATCAGTGAAGCCAAGTGGCAGCGTCGTCAGGCCCGCGGTGGGCTCGGCAGACCATCGTGAGATCGGCATCATTTGCGGCTCCAGGACCAGGGCGGGGACGGGCACTTGGGCAGGTTTCCTGCCCCAGGGACCTCAGGGGCCCTGGCTGGTTACCTGCCCCAGGACTCCCCTGGGATTCCCTCGGGCATGTCCCATCTCACCTGAGAGGATGCGGCCTCGGATAGAGACATTCCCAGTGAACGGACACTTCTTGTCGATGTAGGTGCCCTCGATGGCCTGCAAGGACAGGTGGGTGCCAGGTGAGTGGACACGGTTCAGGTGACACCGGAGCTCAGAGGACACTCATTGCAGCAAGGAATCATGGAGTGGTCCAGGTGGGAATAGCCCTGGAGAAGACTGGCTCtcaccagcaccaccactgcCCCTTCCCAAGTGCCatgcctgccctgggcagggccctcctgggggcacagctgggggtCACACAGGCCCTGCCCAGGGCCCCCTCACCTCCTTGGGGGTCTTGAAGCCCAGCCCCACGTTGCGGTAGTAGCGAGGCAACTTCTCCTTGCCGCCTTCGCCCAGCAGCACCCGCTTTTTGTTCTGGAAGATCGTCGGCTGCTTCTGGTACGCGCGTTCCGTCTGCAGGGGGCGGGGTGGGGTCAGCGTGGGGCCGGGAACGGGACCCGGGCACCGGGCTGTGACACCCTCAGCACCGGGCTGTGACACCCTCAGCACCGGGCTGTGACACCCTCAGCACCGGGCTGTGACACCCTCAGCACCGGGCTGTGGCACCCTCAGCACCGGCGTGGGGCCGGCCCTGGCCCCGGGGCACTGAGGCCTCCCCCGCCCCCAAAAGGCGCCGGGGGAACAGAGACCTCACACAACCCCGGGGCACCGGGCCTCGTGCCCTCCCCCAAACCCTCGAGGCACCGGgaccctccctcccccttctccAAACCCCGAGTCACCAAGACCCACCCCATAAAACCCCGGGGAGCACCAAGATCTCCCTCAGCCCCGGGGCACGGGAACCCCACCCCAAAGCAGTGGGGCACCGAGGTTCCGCCCCCTTCGTCCCTCCATCCCGGGGACACGGGCCCATCGCCTCCCCCCGGCTCCCAAAACCCCGGGGCACCGAAactccctcccctcccaaacCCGCGGGGCACGGGACCCTTCCCCGCCACCCCAGGACCAGCCATCCGTCGCCCCCACCCCAAAACTCCAAGCACCGGGACCCCCCtctcccactcccagccccGGGGCACGGGTCCCTCTCCCGCCCCACCCCAAACCCCGAGACTCTCCCTCGGTGTCCGCCACAAAACCCCAGGGCCGAACCCCCCCCgcgcgccgctcccgccgcccgtCTCCGGCCGAGGCCGCCTCCCCCGCGCCCCGCTGGCCGGTGTGGGCCCCGGGGGGTGTCCCCGGGGGGTGTCCCCGGGCCGtgccggggggtcccgggggagCCCCCTCAGCGCCCACCTGCGTGTCCGCCATCTTGGCGCGCGCGGGCCGAAAGAGGCCGCGGAGCACGCGCGGCGCGGGTTAACccgggggcggggccagggGCGGCAGCGACGTCACGTGCGTGTGACGTCACGGGGCCCGTCGGGTGGAACGTGACGTGGAAATGGATCCGGACACGGGACGGGACCGGTCAGTGCGGGGGAACCGCCCGGGCGGGACGGGCTCggacccagcccagagcacccacggccaggccttcctgggacacctccagggctgggcactccaaacctccctgggcagcccctgccaaggcctcaccaccctttccagcaggaaattcctcctcctggcccacctgagcctcccctggcacagctggaggccgttccctctcctcctgtcccttgttccctggcagcagagcccgaccccccccggctcccccctcctgtcagggggttgcagagccagaaggtcccccctgagcctccttttctccaggctgagccccctcagctccctcagcccctcctgctgctccagccccttcccagctccgttcccttccctgcacacgctccagcccctcagtgtctctcttgtgagggcccagaactggacacagctcTGGAGGTCCCTCAGCAGTACCAGCACAGGGGCACAAAATCACTTACacagtcctgctggccacactgtttctgATACAGAAATTACCTCACCTGGGCTGAAAACCTCACCTGGAGATAAAGGGATGACTGGGAGTTGCTCACAATCGATTGGGAACTAGGAAAAAGTCTCATCCAcagggatgtgagggctggaaCGGGGCATGGTGGGGGCAGGACCCCCAgattccagcccctgcccacctcCTCACTGGAGGGGAGGTGCCACTGGGATCTGACCACAGCGGGCTCATCTCCCTGCACTATTATTTGCTATCACTTCATCCCGTtgattcccagccctggtgTGCAGCTAGAGCcccagagccaggctctgcaTTGCTGGGTGGGTGACCTTCCATactcctggggaaaaaaaggctggaataAAGCTCACTGTGCTCCCTCTCCCCAGTGTTTCCATGCTGTACAACTGgagaaaagctgcagtggaCACACTGAGTGACTGCAATAAAAACATGAACTACTGGAATCGAAAATATGGAtgctctccagccactgctcctgcaggacaTGGAAGGGTAAACAGGACAGGGAATGGAGTCGCTGCCCTGGGGCACCCACCAGTCCCCCCAACTGCCTGAGAGGTGCCACCACTGGGGCCCCATCCCTTTTATCCCCTTCATCCTCATCCCATCCAATCCCACCTCTATTCCAtcttcatcctcctcatcccaaCCCCACTTCCATCCAACCTGCATCATCCCCGTCCCTAACCCCATCCATCCTTACCTCCATCCTCAtccccaccccagcagcactggggaagcTGCGGGGCGATGGCCATGAACAGGGAaggggtcccaggggtcccaggtgggtgcTGGACAGGAACTGTCACAGCaccagggggctggagcccccacacccccacaccTGGGGGGCCAACACCAGCACCTTCTCCATGTGCTGCCGCTGCCCCCCAGCAGTCACAGCTTCACCCCACGGCTCTGGCAGCACTCGCTGCCCCATGGccaccccccgagccccccagAGCTGAGGAGAGGCAGACGTGGGGTGTCTCAGGCCAGCAGTGCCCCGACAACAGCACAGACAAGATGCCCTCGACCAGACCCTTTATTCCGAAGGGTTTtacacagcacagacacacacgcCCCTCCCCATGCAcggcccccccgcgcccctccagccccacaccCCAGGGGTTGCAtagagagcagctgggtgggcaccgGGGACCCCCGGGGGGCCGAGGGGGGCAGAGCCagcccgccccgcgcccccccgccCCTCGAGCCCAGGGGACCCCCAGGGTCCTGCCCTGCCCCCCGGGGCAcagggcggggggcggccgctCGTGTCCAAAGTGCAGCCCTGCCTCGGCCCAGCTCCGCCCCAATAAATTAAAAAGGTCCAAGTCCGGGGTTAAAAAGGGGCCCGGGGGTCACTCCTCGGGGGGCTCGGTGAGGAAGGGGGAGGTGACGGCGTGGGCCTGGGCGATGGCCGCCAGCTCCTTGAGGAACTCGCTGAAGATGACGGCGCAGTACACGGCGTTGCGCACGCGCAGGGCCTCGCCGTGCCGCGCCGGGGGGGCCagggggggcaggggctgcagccccccgTCCCGCAGCCCCTGCAGGGCCAGCTGTGCCGCGTGCCGCGCGCGCGTCGGGCTGTTGGCGTGGcgcagcagcagctcccccagggACGGCTTCCGGCTGcgggctgtggggtggggggcacATGGGGGGTCGCATCTATGCCCCAGTGCACCCCCAGACCTCCCCCAGCCACTGCATAGACCGCTCACCTCCCCCAGACTCACACTCCCCATGGAGAAACCCCAGggctccccagctcccagcacggACCCCACACCCCCTGTTAACACACcatgcagcccccagccctcccctcagcccctgaGCAATGCAGggggcagcccccagcccctccctaTAACCCGTGCATCCCACAGCCCTCCCCACCAGCCCACAGCCCCCCGTGCAGACTCCAGTGCTCTGCACAACACACTacgcagcccccagcccctgggcaatgcacagggcagcccccagcccttaatgcagcccccagccccttgTACAGCAGAGCATGCAGCCCCCAGGACCCGGCCCTGCCCCCAGCCTACTCCACAGCCCCaactccctgcacagcccctaTTGGTTTcacacagctcccagccccCCATGCACCCCCAGTCCCTGCCGAGGCCGTGCCCTCACCCAGGGTGTCGGGGCGCCGCAGGGCAGGGGTGGCCCCAGGCCCCTCGGCCCAGTCCAGCCGTCCCCGAGCAATCAGGTACTTCTTGGCCTTGAAGAGAAGCGCTGGGAAATCCTCCTGGCTGGCAGCGAAGCTCTCGATCTTGTTCTTCACCGAGCCCAGCACCTGCAGGACCACAGGATGGAGGTGTCCCAGAGGGAGTCCAGGGGCATGGGgagtccctgtccccacagcggaATAACGGCCATGTTCCCGtagcacttggggacacggggcAGTGGTGGGCTGGGCATTGCTGGGGGAACTCAACAGTCTTGGGGGCCTTTCCAACCCTTTTCCGTGACTCCATGAGGGAAGACGGTCCCGGGGAGCCATACCTGGAGCAAGGACTTCACACTGGGCTGGAAGACCATGTTGGTGTTGAGCAGGAAGGAgcggagcaggggctgggggtagCAGGCCAGCTGGGCCACCAGCCCCGTCAGCAGGAAGTTGACATAGAGCGAGTTGTGGGGCATGTTCTCCAGCTTCCCGAAAAGCACCGACACGAAGGGGCCTGGGGGGACGGGGGGGTCaggtgggggcacaggggggtcaGGTCCCGCCAGCAGCCGGGacccccaccccatccccccATGCCCACCTGTGAAGGGCTGGCTGGGGGGCGGCCCCACCGCCCGCGGCGGGCTGGCCACCACCTGCGCCAAGGGGTCCGGGGGCCGCGACGGCGCCCGCCCGGCGCCCGCGTCTCCCTCGGGCAGAGCAGCGAAGCTGGCGAaggcctcctcctcctcacggGACAGGGGCGGCtcggggggctctgggggggcgGCCAGAGGCCCCCCCACGCCCCCGTTCCGCATCTCGGCCTCGATCTCGCGCAGCTCCTCGGTGAAGGTCTCGATGGAGACGCCGGTGCCGGGAGGCTCCGCAGGCGCACgggccagcagctcctccagcagcgAGTCCACAGACGGCAGCGGCTCCCAGCTGGGGGCCTGTGCCTGGGGGGCCCCATTCGGCGCCCCCCCATTGCCCTCCCCCTCGCCCTGGGGGCTCCGACGGACCTTCTTCACCACCACGTCCCCCTCGGGCCGCCCCGGCTCGGCCGCCGTGTGCGCCCCGTTCACCAGCGTCCCTCCATCCCGGGGGTCGGGGCCAGACCCCCCCACACCGGGCTCATCCCCCCCGAGGGACCCCCCCAGCGCCTCTCGCGCCCCCTCCTCGGGCAGCCCCCGCTTCTTAGTCCGCGGGGTGGGGGgccccgggggccgcgccggggggcTGTCGGGGTCaggcggggggccgggggcgcgggggtCCTCGCCGTCGTAGGGGGCCGACCAGACGCGGCAGGCCCAGGCACAGCGGTCTATGCTGCGCCGCGCGTCCCGCAGGTATTCCAGGTAGTTCCTGTCCAGCTCCGCCACCTCGTCCCGGGGAGCGGCACAGGGGGGGCTGCCCGCGGGGGGACCGGGGGAGCGGGGGGCGGCCGCCTCGGGGGGGGCCGCGCTCGCCTGGCGCATGAAGAAGGAGAGGCGGGACGGCGTGGAGGGCTTCGGTGCCGGGGGGGCGTCTGTGCCGGGGCTGCCGTGGGCTGTGGGGGGAACAGGGGTCAGCgccaagctgggggggaaggggctcgaggggctgtggggggaacAGGGGTCAGCGCCAAGCTGGGAGTGGGGtttgaggggctgtggggggaacAGGGGTCAGCgccaagctgggggggaaggggttcgaggggctgtggggggaacAGGGGTCAGCACCAAGCTGGGAGTGGGGTTTGAGGGGCCACAGGAACGGTGGGAAGGGGTTTGAtgctgggacagggaggggatctGAGGGGCCACGgggatgggctcagctctgAGCTAGGATGGGGATGGGGTCCCAGGGGCTGTAGGGATGGCATAGGAGCACTCAGCACTAGGACAGAAAGGGGGTCCAGGGGCCGTGGGGACAGCAAGAGAGCCCAGTGGCAGGACGGAATGGGAACAGGGTCTGAAGGGCcacagggatggcacagggggCTCAGTCCTGGGACGAGACAGGGCCTGAGGGGCCATGTAAAGCCTGGGAGGGGGTTCAGCATCCAGCCAGGATGCGTAGGGGGTGCGAGGGGCTGCGGTGCCATACCCCTGGCCCGGGACGGGGGCTCCTCCTCCCGGTCGGGGGGCGGTGGGGGGCTCTCGGGGCGGCAGCAGCGTGGGATGAGCGACAGGAACTTGGCCGCCGTCTTCCCGTAGATGTCCAGGTCCCGCACTGCCCGCTTCTGGCTCAGCATCAcgtggctgcagggcagcaggtacctgggggcaggggggcacGGAGGGGCTCCAGGGGTGGACACCGGGACGGGGACACCCCACTAGACCCCAGCCCCTTCACAGGCAGGCAACAGTGTGGCTGCCCCACACCCACATGCGCAGCTGGGAGCAAAGCCCCGGGTCCCATCCCAGAGAATCCCCTGGAATGGGGTGGCAGCAGGTGACCCCCCCGAGCCCCTCCGGTCCCCATTACCTGAGCACCAGCTGCAGCATCACGTCCTCACAGTTGAGGCTGAGCAGGGTCCGGAACAGGCTCAGGGACACCATGCACAGCTGGGGACAGCACAGGCATCAGGGGGGCAGTGGGGCAggtgggctggggatgggaacGGGATGAGGATGTTGGGGATAGGGATGTCGGggatggaatggaaatgggatgAGGACAGGGATGATGGGGGGCcgtgggggctgcaggggctcaCCTGGTGCAGCCCACCAGCGTGTCCCAGTTGGGGTGAGTATGTTGGGGATGGGAACGGGATGTGGGGGGGCCATGGGGGGCTCATGCAGGAGTTGCTGTTGATGTGGCCCACCAGCGTGtccaggatgggatggggataggatgggggtgctggggggccACAGGGCTCACCCGGGAGTTGCTGTTGATGTGGCCCACCAGCGTGtccaggatgggatggggatgggatgggggtgctggggggccACAGGGCTCACCCGGGAGTTGCTGTTGATGCGGCCCACCAGCGTGTCCAGGATGGTGGCGTTGTCGTGCCGGTGCAGCAGCACGAAGCGCAGGAAGGTTTTCAGCAGCGCCGTCTCGCTGACGCTGCGCAGGAACAGGTCCAGGTATGCCGTGCTGGCGATCATCTCCTCCACCGAGGTCTGTGGGACGGGCACCACAGGATGGGCACTGTGTGGCCCTGCCCACCCACACAGGCAGGGGTATGGGCAGCAGACCCAcactctgtgcctgctcctgGGGGTCCCTCACCTTGTGCAGTGCCGGCCCCATCACAGGCACGAGGAACCCGTTGTGGACGTAATCCACCAGCTGCTTCTGCACCAGCGGGTGGGCAACCTGTGGGGCCACAGGGAGGGTCAGGCAGCCCCCTACAGCGCTGGGagccccccacagcccctcagagccccccGGCCCCACCTGGATGACAGCGTTGCAGAACTCGAGCGAGTTCATGAAGAGGACGAGGGAGGAGACGCCAATCCAGTCCTCACGGCGCAGGAAGTGCCAGTCGTCCCCCCGCACCTCGATCTTGCGGGGCAGGGAGGAGTACAGGGCGCTCAGGCCCGTGGCcagcacctggggacacacctgggtaCTCAGCTGCTCCACGGCCCCTCAGACCTCCGGCCGCTGGACCTGACCAGCCTCCTCTGAACCCCAATCCCACAGGAACCTGCCCCCCTCCAGCCCGGCTTCAGGcagggcagctgggctgggcccAGTGTCCCACTCTGGCCCAAGGGACCGGCCCCCTTGTCCTCAGCCCAACACTGAGCCCTCCATCATCTCCAAACCCCTCCATCATTCCCAAGCACTCCATCCCCAGGCCCCCTGTCACCTCCAAGCCCATCACTTGCAGACCCTCCATCATCCCCAGGTCCCTTGCCATCTCCGAGTACCCCATCATTCCCAGGCCCCCCATCACCATGCCATCTCCAGGCCCCCATCACCCCCAAGCCCTCTATCTCAAAGCCTTCCATCACTCCCAAACTCTCCATCACCTCCAAGCCCCACAAGATTTGCAGACCCCCCATTATCTGCAGACCTCTCCCATCCCCAAGCCCCCACCCAGGGCAGCGCTCCTCCCTCCAGGCCTGTCCATGGCTCCAGCCCCAGTGGCCCAACCCAACCAcgtcccagccctgccccaggcaggggAGGCCCCGCTGGCCAGTCGTACTGGGCAGAAGTAGGAGTTGTCGGTGATGGACTGTGCCACGGCGCGGTTGCTGGCCGACATGGCCATGATGAGCAGCAGCGCGTCGCGCGCCTGCTGGCCCCGCGCGCCCTCGTGGTGGATGAAGGGGATGAGGAGCGAGAAGATAATGAGGTTGGCGGGGCCCTGGTCCGTGTGGCTGTGGAAGAAGAGCTCCAGGATGGCCGGCTCGCGGGCCACAGAGACGCAGAGCTGGttgagcagcagcaccaggctgtTCTCAAGCGGGGCCGAGGCGGGCTCGGCGCACACGCTGAGCAGGCGCAGCAGCGGCGTCAGCACCGCCTTGTGCCGCAGCAGAGGCTGCCGGGCCTGGCTGATCAGCATCTCGTACAGCTTCAGCTGCTCCACCTGGGAACGGGGACACGGACGGGGTGGGAGAGGCACCGAGACTCCCGGGTCCATCTGCTCCCCCGGCGCTGCCCAGCCCACCTCTGAGCCCCATCCCCAAGTGTCACAGCCAGACAGCTGTGAAATCCCCCCAGGAGTGGggactccagccctgccctAGGCCACCCGTGACAGGGCTgaacagccctttccaggagCGATTTTCCCCAATATCACAGAATGATAGGACGCTGTGGATTGGAAGcaaccttaaagcccatctagTCCCAACCTaaatccaacctgaacctccccaggtgcagcaaCCAGCCCTTGGCCTGGCTGACCCTCACCCCACCACCCTCACCCCTTGaatccagcctgtcccagcccccCGCAGGCCACTCACTCCCACAGACCCCCCCCCGCCCTCTCCACTCCTCATCATGGACCTTCCTCTCCTCGGTGAAGTCTCCCtgcaggtgccagcacaggagctgctccaacaGGTTCTCAGCAGCCACGAACTCCAGGATGGGCCCGCAGGCCACGTCCCCATCCCCCTGGGACCTGTCCCCATCCCGCCGGGGCCGGTCCTCGGCCAGCAGGTTCAGCATCTGGTAGGTGTTGTTGCGGACGGCGCTGAGGTCGTCGGGGGCCGGTTTGCTCCCGCGCCGCTCCAGGATCCGCAGCACCTGCGGGAGGGGGCACACGGCCGTGGGTGCCGGGGGCTGGGAGATGGGGGGTCCCTGCCGCCCCTGCGCCCCACTCACCTGTGCCCAGTGGTTCTTGAAGACCATGAGGCAGGTCTCGGGGTCGGCAGTGACGGGGGGCTGCAGGCTGGCACTGCGGGGGGCTCGCTGCCCACCCGCCCGCGGTGTCAGCTTGCTCAGCCAGCTCATCCTCTCCATCGGCACGCGGGGCACGGCAGTCACGGGCAGCGCCAGGGGGCCCCGACCGCTCCGGCTGAGGCCTGGCACCGCCGTGGGGGCACGGGCGAGCGGGCGGGACACCGGGGTCCTCTCTCCATGCTGCTGCCagtggctgcagggagaggggaggtcAGGGACCCCCGGCCCGGCTCTGCACCCAGcaacagggagggagggaggaggggaggaaggcaggCAAGCTGgagtgccaggagctgggccagggcagggagggcaagCGCGCTGGAGCAGCGGTGGCCGGAAAACTCTggatcccagctctgctcacaccCAGCGCCGGACTTTGAACTGGGAACCAGCCCAGCGCGGGTGTGGGGAGCACCCAGCACCCACCGGGACAGAGGGACAGCTCCCACCCCCGGGCAGCATCACCCACAGCCGGTGTGGCATGATGGTGCTGCCAGGGATATTTATAGGGCCCTGTGCCCCAGAACCACCACCACAGGCACCGAGTGTCCCCCGGGGAGCCTGGAGACATTGAGACACCAGGAGTCCCCCAGCAGCACGTGGGAAGGGCA
Proteins encoded in this region:
- the RPS11 gene encoding small ribosomal subunit protein uS17 isoform X2, translating into MADTQTERAYQKQPTIFQNKKRVLLGEGGKEKLPRYYRNVGLGFKTPKEAIEGTYIDKKCPFTGNVSIRGRILSGVVTKMKMQRTIVIRRDYLHYIRKYNRFEKRHKNMSVHLSPCFRCVPLSLCPCPPASGTCRSGTS
- the RPS11 gene encoding small ribosomal subunit protein uS17 isoform X1; its protein translation is MADTQTERAYQKQPTIFQNKKRVLLGEGGKEKLPRYYRNVGLGFKTPKEAIEGTYIDKKCPFTGNVSIRGRILSGVVTKMKMQRTIVIRRDYLHYIRKYNRFEKRHKNMSVHLSPCFRDVQIGDIVTVGECRPLSKTVRFNVLKVTKAAGTKKQFQKF
- the FHIP1B gene encoding FHF complex subunit HOOK-interacting protein 1B gives rise to the protein MERMSWLSKLTPRAGGQRAPRSASLQPPVTADPETCLMVFKNHWAQVLRILERRGSKPAPDDLSAVRNNTYQMLNLLAEDRPRRDGDRSQGDGDVACGPILEFVAAENLLEQLLCWHLQGDFTEERKVEQLKLYEMLISQARQPLLRHKAVLTPLLRLLSVCAEPASAPLENSLVLLLNQLCVSVAREPAILELFFHSHTDQGPANLIIFSLLIPFIHHEGARGQQARDALLLIMAMSASNRAVAQSITDNSYFCPVLATGLSALYSSLPRKIEVRGDDWHFLRREDWIGVSSLVLFMNSLEFCNAVIQVAHPLVQKQLVDYVHNGFLVPVMGPALHKTSVEEMIASTAYLDLFLRSVSETALLKTFLRFVLLHRHDNATILDTLVGRINSNSRLCMVSLSLFRTLLSLNCEDVMLQLVLRYLLPCSHVMLSQKRAVRDLDIYGKTAAKFLSLIPRCCRPESPPPPPDREEEPPSRARAHGSPGTDAPPAPKPSTPSRLSFFMRQASAAPPEAAAPRSPGPPAGSPPCAAPRDEVAELDRNYLEYLRDARRSIDRCAWACRVWSAPYDGEDPRAPGPPPDPDSPPARPPGPPTPRTKKRGLPEEGAREALGGSLGGDEPGVGGSGPDPRDGGTLVNGAHTAAEPGRPEGDVVVKKVRRSPQGEGEGNGGAPNGAPQAQAPSWEPLPSVDSLLEELLARAPAEPPGTGVSIETFTEELREIEAEMRNGGVGGPLAAPPEPPEPPLSREEEEAFASFAALPEGDAGAGRAPSRPPDPLAQVVASPPRAVGPPPSQPFTGPFVSVLFGKLENMPHNSLYVNFLLTGLVAQLACYPQPLLRSFLLNTNMVFQPSVKSLLQVLGSVKNKIESFAASQEDFPALLFKAKKYLIARGRLDWAEGPGATPALRRPDTLARSRKPSLGELLLRHANSPTRARHAAQLALQGLRDGGLQPLPPLAPPARHGEALRVRNAVYCAVIFSEFLKELAAIAQAHAVTSPFLTEPPEE